A genome region from Sphingorhabdus sp. SMR4y includes the following:
- a CDS encoding phytoene desaturase family protein → MNAHAPDALIIGGGHNGLVCAYYLARAGMKVRILEARKVVGGAAVTEEFHPGFRNSTASYTVSLLQPKIIADMGLVERGYRVIERPKSNFLPLGGGEYLLLGGSLEATQDETARFSAADAARLPEYYAMLESAAAILRDLALEIPPNAGGKAHAMLAAIRNARRFSRLSMIEQHNILKLFTLSARELLDQWFESTPLKAAFGFDAIVGNYASPDTPGSAYVLLHHVFGEVNGKKGQWGHVIGGMGRITQLMAAACEEAGVEISLASPVARLLVENGAAVGLTTVDGETIHARNIIANIGPKLLYDRLIDATELPPGFRQMMDCYKCGSGSFRMNLALEGLPDFRDRPGTGDHLKSGIIMAPSLDYMDRAYQDARRNGWSRKPVVEMLIPSLVDDSLAPAGQHVASLFCQQFAPELPEGRSWDKERDAAVAAILDVVESHAPGFRKLILGQMALSPLDLERKFGLVGGDIFHGRMSLDQLWAARPVLGAAGYKGPLEGLYMCGSGTHPGGGVTGAPGHNAAKTILRDRGFLRRWLG, encoded by the coding sequence ATGAATGCACATGCACCGGACGCACTGATCATCGGCGGCGGCCATAACGGTCTGGTCTGCGCTTATTATCTTGCCCGGGCGGGCATGAAGGTCCGGATACTGGAAGCGCGGAAGGTGGTCGGCGGTGCCGCTGTGACCGAGGAATTTCATCCCGGCTTCCGCAACAGCACGGCGAGCTACACGGTCTCGCTCCTGCAGCCGAAAATCATCGCCGACATGGGGCTGGTTGAACGGGGCTATCGGGTGATCGAGCGCCCGAAGAGCAATTTTCTGCCGCTTGGCGGGGGAGAATATCTGCTTTTGGGCGGTTCGCTCGAAGCCACCCAGGACGAGACCGCGCGCTTCTCCGCGGCCGATGCAGCGCGACTGCCGGAATATTATGCGATGCTGGAATCGGCCGCAGCCATATTGCGTGATCTGGCGCTCGAAATCCCGCCCAATGCCGGGGGCAAGGCCCATGCCATGCTGGCCGCCATAAGAAACGCCCGGCGGTTCTCCCGCCTTTCGATGATCGAACAGCACAATATCCTCAAGCTGTTCACGCTGAGCGCGCGTGAACTCCTGGACCAATGGTTCGAAAGCACACCGCTCAAGGCGGCCTTCGGATTCGATGCCATCGTTGGCAATTACGCCAGTCCCGACACGCCCGGCAGCGCCTATGTCCTGCTCCATCATGTCTTTGGCGAGGTCAATGGCAAGAAGGGGCAATGGGGCCATGTGATCGGCGGCATGGGGCGGATCACGCAACTGATGGCGGCAGCCTGCGAGGAGGCCGGCGTCGAAATAAGCCTCGCATCCCCGGTCGCCAGGCTGCTGGTCGAGAACGGGGCAGCGGTCGGGCTGACGACCGTGGACGGCGAAACGATACACGCGCGCAATATCATCGCCAATATTGGTCCGAAACTGCTCTATGACCGGCTGATCGATGCTACCGAATTGCCACCCGGTTTCCGGCAGATGATGGACTGCTATAAATGCGGTTCCGGCAGTTTCAGGATGAATCTGGCGCTGGAGGGCCTGCCCGATTTCCGCGACCGGCCCGGGACCGGCGACCATTTGAAATCCGGGATCATCATGGCACCCTCGCTCGATTATATGGACCGCGCCTATCAGGACGCCCGGCGCAATGGCTGGTCCCGCAAACCGGTTGTCGAAATGCTGATCCCCAGTCTGGTCGACGACAGTCTGGCTCCCGCTGGCCAGCATGTCGCGAGCCTGTTTTGCCAGCAATTTGCACCCGAACTGCCAGAGGGCCGCAGCTGGGACAAGGAACGCGATGCGGCAGTGGCAGCCATATTGGATGTCGTCGAAAGCCATGCGCCGGGCTTTCGCAAGCTGATCCTCGGTCAGATGGCGCTGTCTCCGCTCGACCTGGAACGCAAATTCGGCCTGGTCGGTGGCGATATATTTCATGGCCGCATGTCACTCGACCAGCTTTGGGCGGCGCGCCCCGTGCTCGGTGCGGCCGGTTACAAGGGTCCCCTCGAAGGTTTGTATATGTGCGGATCGGGCACCCATCCCGGCGGTGGCGTGACCGGCGCACCGGGTCATAATGCCGCCAAAACCATCTTGCGGGACCGCGGCTTTTTGAGGCGATGGCTCGGCTGA
- a CDS encoding DUF885 domain-containing protein → MRYLLLTAASALALTAVTVAPAAHAQTSETASEKQEDINTRLSAFFEQYDEQELAHSPTSKAYRGIRDADYGKWDDPSDAAAVEQYEREQAALATMKAAFDKDRLSEAGQLSYRLFEARAERSRKAFPFRRNSYMFDQMNGAQSQIPAFMINIHRVDSKADAGAYVSRLFGAGPLMESLVAQSAERADDGIMVPDWVFPYVISDARNVITGAPFTEGDDSPIFADLKKKVNALDIADSEKADLIARGEEALVDSLKPAYEKLIAEMERQQAMAGDGDGVWRFEDGAEYYAERLQNYTTTELTADEIHQIGLDNVARIHGLMRKIMADVGFEGSLQDFFVHLRTGEQYFHTSREDYLAEANSKLAAMEKKLPEFFDTLPNAPFVIKPVEAFREKSAGKAFYQRPAPDGSRPGTYYVNLYDLNSMSKTELEALAYHEALPGHHLQLAIQTELGDLPAFRKFGGVTAYSEGWGLYSEELGKDMGFYTDPYSDFGRLGMELWRACRLVVDTGIHDKRWSREEAIKYLTDNTPNPDGDIRKAIERYIVYPGQATAYMIGKLKILELRTRAQEALGDRFTMGAFHDVILKSGPVPLDIMEERVDAWIASSS, encoded by the coding sequence ATGAGATATTTGTTGCTGACCGCCGCTTCTGCCCTGGCCCTCACCGCTGTCACCGTCGCACCTGCAGCCCATGCGCAGACCAGCGAAACGGCCAGCGAGAAGCAGGAGGATATCAACACCCGCCTGTCCGCTTTTTTCGAGCAATATGACGAGCAGGAACTGGCCCATTCGCCCACCTCCAAAGCCTATCGCGGCATCCGCGATGCGGATTACGGCAAATGGGATGACCCGAGCGACGCTGCAGCAGTCGAACAATATGAACGCGAACAGGCTGCGCTGGCGACCATGAAAGCTGCCTTTGACAAAGACCGGTTAAGCGAGGCCGGTCAGTTGAGTTACCGCCTGTTCGAAGCGCGGGCGGAGCGCTCGCGCAAGGCTTTTCCGTTCCGCCGGAACAGCTATATGTTCGACCAGATGAATGGCGCGCAAAGCCAGATTCCGGCGTTCATGATCAATATACACCGGGTCGACAGCAAGGCCGATGCAGGCGCTTATGTCAGCCGTCTCTTTGGCGCCGGACCATTGATGGAATCACTGGTCGCCCAATCTGCCGAGCGGGCCGATGACGGGATCATGGTGCCGGACTGGGTCTTTCCCTATGTGATCAGCGATGCCCGGAATGTCATTACCGGCGCGCCCTTTACCGAAGGTGATGATTCACCGATCTTTGCCGATCTGAAGAAGAAGGTGAATGCTCTCGATATTGCGGACAGTGAGAAGGCAGACCTGATTGCCCGCGGCGAAGAGGCGCTGGTCGACAGCCTGAAGCCAGCCTATGAAAAACTGATCGCCGAAATGGAGCGCCAGCAGGCGATGGCTGGCGACGGTGACGGCGTCTGGCGATTCGAGGACGGTGCCGAATATTATGCCGAGCGGCTGCAAAATTATACGACCACAGAGCTGACCGCCGACGAGATCCACCAGATCGGACTCGACAATGTAGCGCGCATTCACGGGCTGATGCGCAAGATCATGGCGGATGTGGGCTTCGAGGGCAGCTTGCAGGACTTTTTCGTCCATCTGCGCACCGGCGAGCAATATTTTCACACCAGTCGCGAAGATTATCTCGCGGAAGCCAATAGCAAGCTTGCAGCAATGGAAAAGAAGCTGCCGGAATTTTTCGACACGCTGCCCAATGCTCCCTTCGTGATCAAGCCGGTGGAAGCGTTCCGCGAGAAATCAGCGGGCAAGGCTTTTTACCAGCGGCCCGCGCCCGACGGTTCCCGGCCGGGAACCTATTATGTGAATCTTTATGATCTCAACAGCATGTCTAAAACCGAACTGGAAGCACTGGCCTATCATGAAGCCTTGCCGGGCCATCATCTGCAACTGGCGATCCAGACCGAATTGGGCGATCTGCCCGCCTTCCGCAAATTTGGCGGCGTGACCGCCTATTCGGAGGGCTGGGGCCTGTATAGCGAGGAACTGGGCAAGGACATGGGCTTTTATACCGATCCCTATTCCGATTTTGGCCGACTCGGCATGGAATTGTGGCGGGCGTGCCGGCTTGTGGTGGATACCGGTATCCATGACAAACGCTGGAGCCGGGAAGAAGCGATTAAATATCTGACCGACAACACACCCAATCCGGATGGTGATATTCGCAAGGCGATTGAACGCTATATTGTCTATCCCGGCCAGGCGACCGCCTATATGATCGGCAAGCTGAAGATACTTGAGCTGCGAACGCGGGCGCAGGAGGCTCTGGGCGACAGGTTCACGATGGGCGCGTTCCATGACGTAATCCTGAAAAGCGGGCCGGTACCACTCGACATCATGGAAGAACGGGTTGACGCCTGGATTGCATCGAGCAGCTGA
- a CDS encoding DUF6597 domain-containing transcriptional factor, with product MVSLKYFAPAEDVRDLVSVYYLFEDDQPRFADNERAAIAQLRFLLEGSAVISFADGSSYSHEGAVLQGPSTGAMHVEVTGPFRMFGVGVLPAGWAISTRKSAAEYTDKAVNAAEVFSQEINKNLEYLRGCESPEQMVAWADKVYRSLKPRLKPETAAFTKMVDEWLSSEPSPPVSGLMERSTQSSRQVLRTVNKLYGMPPKYLARKYRALRAARAYAEHNEEELLELIDAFYDQSHMIREVKFFAGVTPTQLRVGEGEIARLIDQRANLKGKIAPLTTET from the coding sequence TTGGTAAGCTTGAAATATTTTGCGCCGGCGGAAGATGTCCGGGACCTGGTTTCGGTCTATTATCTTTTCGAGGATGACCAGCCGCGCTTTGCCGATAACGAGAGAGCCGCCATCGCGCAATTGCGCTTTCTGCTGGAGGGGAGCGCGGTCATAAGCTTTGCCGATGGCAGCAGCTATTCCCATGAAGGCGCGGTGTTGCAGGGGCCTTCGACAGGCGCCATGCATGTTGAAGTCACCGGACCGTTCCGGATGTTCGGGGTCGGCGTCTTGCCGGCGGGCTGGGCCATTTCCACGCGGAAATCGGCGGCAGAATATACTGACAAAGCGGTCAACGCCGCCGAGGTTTTCTCGCAGGAAATCAACAAGAATCTTGAATATCTGCGCGGTTGCGAGAGTCCCGAGCAGATGGTGGCCTGGGCCGACAAGGTCTATCGCTCGCTGAAACCGCGGCTCAAGCCGGAAACCGCCGCCTTTACCAAGATGGTTGACGAGTGGCTGTCGTCCGAGCCTTCGCCACCGGTCAGCGGCCTGATGGAACGGTCGACGCAAAGCTCGCGGCAGGTGCTGCGGACGGTGAACAAGCTGTACGGGATGCCGCCCAAATATCTGGCGCGCAAATATCGGGCGCTGCGGGCGGCCCGGGCCTACGCCGAGCATAATGAGGAAGAGCTGCTGGAACTGATCGATGCTTTTTATGACCAGTCGCACATGATCCGGGAAGTGAAATTCTTCGCCGGCGTCACGCCGACGCAATTGCGCGTCGGGGAAGGGGAAATCGCGCGACTGATCGACCAGCGGGCCAATCTGAAAGGCAAGATCGCGCCGCTGACGACCGAGACCTGA
- a CDS encoding SUF system Fe-S cluster assembly regulator codes for MRLSNLADYAVVLMSAAARHCGAALLAEGKLNATKLSQETGVPLPTAKKLVSKLTTAGLFESTRGIGGGIRLARPPASISLADIVEAVEGPLAITSCTIDGNHDCMLEDGCTVKPHWGVVNRTIRKALDDVSLASLSDLPVAPKIRIMEKA; via the coding sequence ATGCGTCTTTCCAATCTCGCAGACTATGCTGTTGTCCTGATGTCCGCCGCGGCGCGCCATTGCGGAGCGGCGCTGCTTGCGGAAGGCAAGCTGAACGCAACGAAGCTGTCGCAGGAGACTGGTGTTCCGTTGCCGACGGCCAAGAAACTGGTCAGCAAACTGACCACCGCCGGGCTGTTCGAATCGACGCGCGGCATCGGTGGCGGCATCCGGCTGGCGCGTCCCCCGGCGTCGATCAGCCTCGCCGATATTGTCGAAGCTGTTGAAGGTCCGCTTGCGATTACCAGTTGTACCATTGACGGCAATCACGATTGTATGCTGGAGGACGGTTGCACGGTGAAGCCCCATTGGGGCGTAGTGAACCGGACGATCCGCAAGGCGCTGGACGATGTCAGCCTGGCGAGCCTGTCGGATTTGCCAGTCGCCCCCAAAATTCGAATAATGGAAAAAGCATGA
- the sufB gene encoding Fe-S cluster assembly protein SufB: protein MNAEAQEAVDKASAYEFGWSSDIEQDFAPKGLNEDTVRFISDKKGEPEWMLEWRLKAFRQWEKMESPDWAKLEIPMIDYQDAYYYAEPKPKEKLGSLDEVDPEILRIYEKLGIPIEEQKVLAGVEGARKVAVDAVFDSVSVATTFRQELEEAGVIFRSISEAIKEYPDLVKKYLGKVVPMHDNYFATLNCAVFSDGTFVYIPKGVRCPMELSTYFRINAENTGQFERTLIVAEEGSYVSYLEGCTAPMRDENQLHAAVVELVAMDDAEIKYSTVQNWYPGDENGKGGIYNFVTKRGLCQGKNSKISWTQVETGSAVTWKYPSCVLNGEGSVGEFYSVALTNNYQQADTGTKMIHNGKNTRSTIISKGISAGHSDNTYRGLVRVGPNAENVRNFTQCDSLLLGDQSGAHTVPYIEVKNPTATIEHEATTSKISDDQMFYAQQRGLDEEAAVSLIVNGFAKEVLKELPMEFAVEAQKLLAISLEGSVG from the coding sequence ATGAACGCCGAGGCGCAGGAAGCGGTCGACAAGGCGAGCGCTTACGAGTTCGGCTGGTCGTCGGACATCGAACAGGATTTCGCGCCCAAGGGCCTAAACGAAGACACGGTGCGGTTCATTTCCGACAAGAAGGGCGAGCCCGAGTGGATGCTCGAGTGGCGGCTGAAAGCTTTCCGCCAGTGGGAAAAGATGGAATCGCCGGACTGGGCGAAGCTCGAGATCCCGATGATCGATTATCAGGACGCTTATTATTACGCCGAGCCCAAGCCTAAGGAAAAGCTGGGTTCGCTCGACGAAGTCGATCCGGAAATCCTGCGTATCTATGAGAAGCTCGGCATACCGATCGAGGAGCAAAAGGTGCTCGCGGGCGTCGAGGGCGCGCGCAAGGTCGCGGTCGACGCGGTGTTCGACAGCGTCTCGGTGGCGACCACGTTCCGGCAGGAACTGGAAGAGGCGGGCGTGATCTTCCGGTCGATCAGCGAGGCGATCAAGGAATATCCCGATCTGGTCAAAAAATATCTCGGCAAGGTTGTGCCGATGCACGACAATTATTTCGCTACGCTCAACTGCGCGGTGTTTAGTGATGGCACCTTTGTTTATATTCCCAAGGGCGTGCGCTGCCCGATGGAGCTCAGCACCTATTTCCGGATCAATGCCGAAAATACCGGCCAGTTCGAGCGGACATTGATCGTCGCCGAAGAAGGCAGCTATGTATCCTATCTCGAAGGCTGCACTGCGCCGATGCGTGATGAGAATCAGCTGCACGCCGCCGTGGTCGAACTGGTCGCAATGGACGATGCGGAAATCAAATATTCGACCGTGCAAAACTGGTATCCCGGCGACGAGAACGGCAAGGGCGGCATCTATAATTTCGTCACCAAGCGCGGGCTCTGCCAGGGCAAGAATAGCAAGATCAGCTGGACCCAGGTCGAGACCGGCAGCGCGGTGACGTGGAAATATCCGAGCTGCGTCCTGAACGGCGAAGGCAGCGTTGGCGAATTCTACTCGGTGGCGCTGACCAACAATTACCAGCAGGCCGATACCGGCACCAAGATGATCCATAACGGCAAGAACACCCGTTCGACGATCATCTCCAAGGGGATCAGCGCCGGTCACAGCGACAATACCTATCGCGGTCTGGTGCGGGTCGGGCCGAACGCGGAGAACGTCCGCAATTTCACGCAGTGCGACAGCCTGTTGCTCGGCGATCAGTCAGGCGCGCATACTGTACCTTATATCGAGGTCAAGAACCCGACCGCGACGATCGAGCATGAAGCGACGACCAGCAAGATCAGCGACGACCAGATGTTCTATGCCCAGCAACGCGGGCTGGATGAAGAAGCGGCGGTGAGTTTGATCGTAAACGGCTTTGCCAAGGAAGTGCTCAAGGAACTGCCGATGGAATTTGCGGTCGAAGCGCAGAAGTTGCTGGCGATTTCGCTGGAAGGGAGCGTGGGGTGA
- the sufC gene encoding Fe-S cluster assembly ATPase SufC, translating to MLKIENLHATVGDTEILKGLSLEINAGEIHAIMGPNGAGKSTLAYALGGRPGYEVTEGSVSFTPSVRPEPVEGQGEQESGASTSSARTGEGEAVDLLELDPHERAAAGIFLGFQYPVEIPGVSNLQFLRESLNAQRAVRGEEALTGAEFIKLAKEKAALLKMDMDMLKRAVNVGFSGGEKKRNEMVQMGILDPKLAILDETDSGLDIDALRTVGSGINAIMRKPDKAVLLITHYQRLLDEVKPDFVHVLAAGRIVKTGGPELALQLEEEGYEAIAEAA from the coding sequence ATGCTGAAAATTGAAAATCTCCACGCCACCGTCGGCGACACAGAAATCCTCAAGGGGCTCTCCCTCGAAATCAACGCGGGTGAAATCCATGCGATCATGGGGCCCAATGGTGCGGGCAAGTCTACGCTGGCTTATGCGCTGGGCGGACGGCCCGGTTATGAAGTGACCGAGGGCAGCGTGAGCTTTACGCCTTCCGTTCGTCCTGAGCCTGTCGAAGGACAGGGTGAGCAGGAGAGCGGTGCTTCGACAAGCTCAGCACGAACGGGGGAAGGCGAAGCGGTGGATCTCCTTGAACTGGATCCGCACGAACGGGCTGCGGCGGGTATTTTCCTTGGTTTCCAATATCCGGTCGAAATTCCCGGTGTGAGCAATCTGCAGTTCTTGCGCGAGAGCCTGAATGCGCAGCGGGCGGTGCGCGGTGAAGAGGCGCTGACCGGCGCGGAATTCATCAAGCTCGCCAAGGAAAAGGCGGCGCTGTTGAAGATGGACATGGATATGCTCAAGCGCGCCGTGAACGTCGGCTTTTCCGGCGGCGAGAAAAAGCGTAACGAGATGGTGCAGATGGGCATTCTCGATCCCAAGCTGGCGATCCTCGACGAGACCGACAGCGGCCTCGACATCGACGCGCTGCGCACTGTCGGTTCGGGTATCAACGCGATCATGCGCAAGCCCGACAAGGCGGTGCTGCTGATCACGCACTACCAACGGCTGCTTGATGAAGTGAAACCGGATTTTGTCCACGTGTTGGCGGCTGGCCGGATTGTGAAAACCGGCGGACCGGAACTGGCGCTGCAGCTGGAAGAAGAAGGCTATGAAGCGATAGCGGAGGCGGCATGA
- a CDS encoding SufD family Fe-S cluster assembly protein: MNAPLPTRRDEAWRYADLKALEPVWAKLDGPEKINVPAGETVSRQIAELPVIDGVGVIDLDVTIGDKATFNLHVLAHEADYGRIHVRVTLGNGSHFELGGAILGCGKQTLEIVTETVHAEPNATSNQVVRSVLADTATGSFLGSINVARHAQKTDAAQSVKSMLLDRGATANAKPELEIFADDVKCAHGATVGELDKQALFYLASRGLPPAQAKKLMLQAFIADAFVSLDDDAARDVIEGKALEVLEALS, from the coding sequence ATGAACGCACCGCTCCCTACGCGCCGCGATGAAGCTTGGCGCTATGCTGACCTCAAGGCGTTGGAACCTGTCTGGGCGAAGCTCGATGGACCAGAGAAAATCAACGTGCCGGCGGGTGAAACCGTTTCGCGTCAGATCGCCGAACTGCCGGTGATCGACGGCGTTGGCGTGATCGATCTCGATGTCACCATCGGCGACAAGGCGACATTCAATCTCCATGTCCTCGCGCATGAGGCCGACTATGGCCGGATTCACGTCAGGGTGACCCTTGGCAATGGCTCGCATTTTGAACTGGGTGGCGCGATCCTTGGCTGCGGCAAGCAGACGCTGGAAATCGTTACCGAGACGGTCCACGCCGAACCCAATGCGACCTCCAACCAGGTGGTGCGTTCGGTCTTGGCGGACACGGCGACCGGAAGCTTCCTCGGCAGTATCAATGTTGCGCGCCATGCGCAGAAAACCGATGCGGCCCAGTCGGTCAAATCGATGCTGCTCGATCGCGGCGCGACCGCGAATGCGAAGCCCGAGCTGGAAATTTTCGCTGACGACGTGAAATGCGCCCATGGCGCGACCGTTGGCGAGCTCGACAAGCAGGCGCTCTTCTATCTGGCATCGCGCGGCTTACCGCCGGCGCAGGCGAAGAAGCTAATGCTGCAGGCGTTTATTGCTGATGCCTTCGTGTCGCTGGATGATGATGCGGCGCGGGACGTTATCGAGGGTAAGGCGCTTGAGGTGTTGGAGGCTTTGTCGTGA
- a CDS encoding cysteine desulfurase: MSHRADFPGIGPDWHYLDSAATAQKPQAVLDAIARAYGPDYATVHRGVYERSANMTLAYEAARKRVAGFLNAASENEIVFTSGATDSINLVAESWGNTFVGEGDRIMLSQLEHHSNIVPWQMLAERVGAQIDVAPLTDDGQIDLDWIEENLTEQHKLVALAHVSNVLGSLLDAKRAAAIAHKVGAKMLLDGCQAAPRLPVDVQELGCDFYVFSGHKIYGPTGIGALWAPYEVLEAMPPWKGGGSMIDRVSFDGTTFAPPPGRFEAGTPHIAGVVGLDAAIQYVEGIGLDVISEHENATLAKAREALSGINSVRVFGPDKSMGILSFAVGDVHPHDVATILDEGGVAIRAGHHCAQPLMGYLGVAATARASFGIYSDDDDVAALVDGINRVRKIFG; this comes from the coding sequence GTGTCCCACCGCGCCGACTTCCCCGGTATCGGACCGGACTGGCACTATCTCGACTCTGCCGCTACCGCGCAAAAACCACAGGCCGTGCTCGACGCCATAGCCCGCGCTTACGGCCCCGATTACGCCACCGTCCACCGCGGCGTATACGAACGCTCGGCCAATATGACCCTTGCCTATGAAGCCGCGCGCAAACGGGTTGCCGGCTTCCTTAATGCCGCCTCCGAAAATGAAATCGTCTTCACCAGCGGCGCGACCGACAGTATCAATCTGGTGGCCGAAAGCTGGGGTAATACGTTCGTTGGTGAGGGCGACCGGATCATGCTGTCGCAGCTGGAGCATCACAGCAATATCGTGCCGTGGCAGATGCTGGCCGAGCGGGTTGGGGCGCAGATCGATGTCGCGCCGCTGACCGATGATGGCCAGATCGATCTCGACTGGATCGAGGAAAATCTGACCGAACAGCACAAGCTGGTCGCGCTGGCGCATGTGTCCAATGTTCTGGGTTCCCTGCTCGACGCGAAACGGGCGGCGGCGATCGCGCACAAGGTCGGCGCGAAGATGCTGCTCGACGGCTGTCAGGCCGCGCCACGGCTGCCGGTTGATGTGCAGGAACTGGGTTGCGATTTCTATGTTTTCTCGGGGCACAAGATTTACGGCCCGACGGGTATCGGCGCGCTCTGGGCTCCCTATGAAGTGCTCGAGGCGATGCCGCCATGGAAGGGCGGCGGGTCGATGATCGACCGTGTGTCCTTCGACGGCACGACTTTTGCGCCGCCGCCGGGCCGTTTTGAAGCCGGAACACCCCATATCGCCGGTGTGGTCGGGCTGGATGCGGCGATCCAATATGTCGAGGGCATCGGGCTGGACGTGATCTCGGAGCATGAAAATGCGACGCTGGCCAAGGCGCGCGAGGCGCTTTCGGGCATCAACTCGGTGCGGGTCTTCGGGCCGGACAAGAGCATGGGCATATTGAGTTTCGCGGTCGGCGACGTGCATCCGCATGATGTCGCCACTATATTGGATGAAGGCGGCGTTGCGATCCGTGCCGGCCATCATTGCGCGCAGCCCTTGATGGGCTATCTCGGGGTGGCGGCGACGGCGCGCGCGAGTTTCGGGATTTACAGTGATGACGATGATGTTGCCGCTCTGGTGGACGGCATCAATCGGGTCAGAAAGATTTTCGGGTAA
- a CDS encoding SUF system Fe-S cluster assembly protein translates to MAPSPYEAESDAAKLNRKKDYLEGFLAQKPTEAPAGEAGGDIYEAVVDTLKSIYDPEIPVNIYDLGLIYGVEITPDNHAIVTMTLTTPHCPVAESMPGEIELQVGSVPGVGHAEVNLVWDPPWDPQKMSDEAKLELGML, encoded by the coding sequence ATGGCGCCTTCGCCCTATGAAGCGGAAAGCGATGCGGCGAAGCTCAATCGCAAGAAGGACTATCTCGAGGGCTTTCTGGCGCAGAAACCGACCGAGGCTCCCGCCGGTGAAGCCGGTGGCGATATTTACGAAGCGGTGGTCGACACGCTGAAATCGATCTACGATCCGGAAATTCCGGTGAATATCTATGATCTCGGCCTGATCTACGGCGTCGAAATCACGCCGGACAATCACGCGATTGTCACCATGACGCTGACCACGCCGCATTGCCCGGTCGCCGAATCCATGCCCGGCGAGATCGAATTGCAAGTCGGCAGCGTGCCCGGCGTCGGCCACGCCGAGGTCAATCTCGTCTGGGACCCGCCATGGGACCCACAGAAGATGAGCGACGAAGCGAAGCTTGAACTGGGGATGTTGTGA
- a CDS encoding HesB/IscA family protein, whose protein sequence is MTETKTKTREIPAAIILTPAAEQRIADLMAKAPDDAIGVKLSTPRRGCSGLAYSVDYVSEEVAFDEKIVTPGGVFYVDGGSVLYLIGSTMDWVEDDFTAGFVFENPNAKGACGCGESFTV, encoded by the coding sequence ATGACCGAGACAAAAACCAAGACCCGCGAAATACCCGCCGCGATCATCCTGACCCCGGCGGCCGAGCAGCGCATCGCCGACCTGATGGCGAAGGCCCCGGACGACGCGATCGGCGTGAAACTTTCCACCCCGCGCCGTGGCTGTTCGGGCCTCGCCTATTCGGTCGACTATGTCAGCGAGGAAGTCGCGTTTGACGAGAAGATCGTCACCCCCGGCGGTGTGTTCTACGTCGACGGCGGATCGGTGCTCTATCTGATCGGCAGCACGATGGACTGGGTCGAAGATGATTTTACCGCGGGCTTTGTGTTCGAGAACCCGAATGCCAAGGGCGCCTGCGGGTGTGGGGAGAGTTTTACGGTTTGA